CATAACAAACCAAAGCAGTAAAATTTCTCAGAGCTAACCACCAATGACTGGAAGGTAACCTTTACTTTCTTCCTAAACTATAGCCTACAAGCCTATTAAACGAAATTAATTTGTCTTAACTCTCAAGTCACCCATGTTAGATTCAATTTCAACATTCTCTTTTGTCACCACAATCTCTATGCATTTTCAACAAGGCAAACCAAAGAATACTTCATTTCTCAATTTCAGCTACTTTCTTTAAAGAATATAATTCAAACAACTTTACATATTCCTCCAGTCTATCACAAACAATTTTTACAGAAATTATACCTCTTGAAATGTGCTTATACACAACAAAAAGCAATAGAATGAGCATATTCAGTACGTAAAGGCCATATGGATGTGCTTTAACATGCAGCAAAAATGGCAAATTAATATATCGAGAACATTTCTCAAGCAGTACAACAAAATTAAGATTATAAGTATTACCTATGAACCACATCCTGGTCATGAAGATATCTTAAACCACTTAAAATTTGTCTTGTGTACGCAGAGACTTGGGAATCCCTTAAACGGTACTTCTGATAAAGCTTGGCAAGTGAACCTTTTGTTGCTAGCTCAAGGAAGATGTAAAGCTTTGCTTCATCCTGGAAACAATTATACAAATTAGTTCTTAAAAACCAGTTCCAAGATAACGATTAAACACAAAGACCTAAAGTAGATGTACCACattcatatatatatgtatatttccATATAGTAGGGATACTGGGTCTCACATAGAGTATCTAAAAGAGATCAGTAACAAGCCTGAGGAAGAGCTACAATGTAAATGCTTCAATATCATCCATAAGACAGTTGACAAATGCATAACAAGTACAAAACTACAGTTTGTACTCTCATTCCACAAATAATGGAACAGCAAAACCAAGACACTAAAAAGTGTAAAGCATACCTTGTCTGTTCCAAGATATCGAATTATGTTCTCGTGTTCAAACTTTCTTAATAGAGAAATCTCCTGGAAATGGGTAGTAGAAAGAGACATATCATGATCCAGTGATTATTATCTACTTGATAATTGTAAGAGATGGTATTGAATCATACAACTATACTAATTTCGAATTGTTTGATATAGATAAAATTACTAGAGAGATAAGTTAACTGCatgaaactaaaagaaaattattcttCCCACCTGCTCAAGTTGCAAAATGCTCTGCTTCCCTTGGCTTCCTTGGTCCAGCAAAGAAACCTCTTTTACAGCAAAAAATAATCCATCACTGTAGAAAATCCAAAACAGAATGCGAGAAATATCAGAGAACTTGAAATAAATCAATGATATATACATTCTTGACCAGATAGCCCTCTGCTTTGCTTATTCAGCAAAAAAGGCcaagcagaaaaaaaaaattgcaacagTTCGTCCAGTTTTTGGCAAGAAACAAGCCTTAGCACATCAACAGCAAGTGGGAGAAACCAGAGAGTACTTGACCAAAAACAAAAGGGAAATCATGAAAGAGCTAGGCACAGAGCAGCCAGCCACTCAAAGAGACAAATATCACTCAAGTCGATTTGAGTTTCTGAAAATTTACAGACTCAGTACAGACTGCTGAAAGTGTCTTTTTCCGGCAAGACCGAAATGTCAAATCCCCCATTGTTGCCACTTGATATTTGAAAAGTCCTTCACCCAACAGTGAAGATTTTCCCCGTATTTTTAGAGTTGATCATTCAAATATTAACTAATTTCGAGtgtaaaatctaaaaaatatttccGTCATTTAGTCATATGATGGAATAAGAGCAGATAATATGTAAACCATACGACCGAAAAGTTACTTACTCGGTGAATCCTTCATACACTGTTCCAAAAGATCCACTGCCTAAAAGCTCTCCCTTTTGCCACGAACTAATACTTCTTCTGAATTTCACATTTGGAGAAATACAATATTCTGGCTCCATCACTGTGAAACTTGTAACATCTCCATGATCATCACCGGCGCTGTTGTAATCGTCATCATTATTTGGCGGAGGCGAGCAAACTTCAGAAAGAACTTCATTCTCCGGTATCCTCTCCAGATTCAGTTGTCGCTCTTCATTTGCATCATTATCATCCTCCTCCGCTTCTTCGTTCTCTTCGCTCActcgatctccttcttctgaaTCCGATGAGCTTGCATCCCCAGCTCGAATCGAAGAATCCAAATCTTCAACAGCATGAGGAGCAAAAGACTTCAATATATCCCAAGTTGAGCTCACACTATCAATCATGGGGGGTCCCAACATAGCCGGTGGCGGTGCCAAAACCGGCGGCCTCTCGCCCTTAATACCCATACCATTGCCGGAGTCCCTAATGGTTCTCACACTAATTCTATGTCGCCCGATTCCACCTCCACTTCCGAACTCAGCTAAATTCGAACCATTTCTCAACTGAGAAAACTCACCTTCACGTTTACTGAAATTACCGATATCATTTCCAGTTGCCTCCTCATGAAACAGATTACCTTCATCACTAATCCTTGCTCCACTCCCAAACCGAAGTAAATCTGAAACAATCTTCGACTCGAAACCCTCATTTTCTCCCTTAAAACGACCATTAGCCTTAGCAATTTTAACACTAGCTTTAAATTGAGCAGATAACAAATCCGGCCCAGCCGAATTACGCAATCGCAAACCACTATCGAAGGACGACCGGCGAGCTTTTTGTGCCTCCCAGACTGCAGTAGGAATAGCAAAATCTTCAGGGCCAGAAAACCCCAAAGTCTGACATATAAGGTCGAATTCACCATCGATTCCCTTGACACGGAAGCTGGTTTTAGGGTCCAAATCGAGAGACCGAGTCCGTGGAGTCGGCGACTCATCGATGTAGAACGAGGCAACAGCAGCAGCAGAAGGAGGAGAACTCGATacagaagaagatgaagacgCGTCGTATTCAATGTTCTTGACAGCGTTTCGGCGATCGAGTTTAGGCTTGGAACGTTCGTGCTTGGCTTCCATTACGACAACGTATTGTTTCTCTAACACAAACAGACAGAGACGGCGGATATACGGCTAAGTTTGAAGGATAGACGGCGATGTATGTACGGAAAGCGGAGAGAAGGCGAAGCATGACCGGAAAAGGGGAAGGGAAAGGGATTGTTAAAAGAGACGGCGCAGTGATCTGTTTATGTCCACGCGCATATATCTCGTCAGAGAGCTGAAAGCAGACACTGGCGGAAACGCTGTTGAAAACTTGAAACGAAGCCAGAAACGGTCAACTGCAGTGGTCGTTTTCATTGATCAAGTAAAATTCAAATTTGGTCCTTTgaataatattgtttgaatatttggatttttttaaaaatatatatcgtgctttatatatatagttttttaCCTGCTCTAGATATACATAGTTTaccataaatatttaataaatcttataataaacactttttttttatcaaatccaGCTAGAATTGCATTTAACCAATCTATTTTCGGTCACATCATACGGGATAAATTCTCTTTTAATATATTTGAGTCTTTAAACggtctaatttattttaaacacaaattataagtaatattaatctacttattaaattttaaaaaaatttaaatttaatttttttttcaaaactcaatctcaACTTAAATATCATAGACTTATCATAGACTTAACGAGTAATaatcattatattttaatttatcaaaatttaaaataatatatattattttttaacattaataatgaaataatcATAATATATATCATTTTAATATAGTTTGGAATggaaaaaaatgttttttttttttttttgaaaaacacAAATATTAGGCATAATTGCCAATTATTaggtattaaatttataatattaatttataataaaataagttaatcaaagtaaaagaagaaacaaaaaagaaagccTCCAGTGTCTTTACGACGGATCAGCTTTTTGTCTGTATACATTTGGAGCGACAATTGGatagagaaaatgaagagaaCCAGGAAATTGGACGTGCTGCCACGTGGAGCCACAGGAGAGGATTGCTTACATGAGAAAAACAATGAAAATTCTCTCTGCAGATAGCTACGACGTGGTGGGGGGAAATTACTTAATACCACTTATAATTAGAGATAAAAATTAACGgattaatatttcattttacCTTTGTATttctttaataaattttcatttaattagtttgaaaattaattttaactataactaaaaatttaataattaaagctcatagttttatttttttaaaattaaattaaattaaattttttaataaatataaattaatactaaaagcatatttaaaatattaataataaattattattttatatatttaactgCAATCGTATATAATATTAATGAGTTGAAAACGGTTGGATGtggttttattattaaatataatataataagtttttttttgtaacggataaataatattattaaaattatatttttattaaatataaaataattttttattataatatattagtacataatataatatattttttctatttttttatataatatatatatatatatatatattagtcaattttattattgtaaaatgtgatggaaaatatgaaattttttaaattatgaaataatatttataacttaataaaattaggatgtattttttaaaataagtataatattaaaattacgaCATTGGTTAAAAAGattattataatacaaatttaagaaaatctattattttattcgtttattaatataaataaaatattataaatattagagtGAAGTACAAAACTTTTATTTATCTAACAACAAAAAACTATTATAttattcaaatcgaaaaaactgatcaaattgaattgatttaaaaatttaattcgattttttatatatttcggttcagttcggtttttaattttagaaatttcggtttggttcgattttgatcagaaaaaaattgaaaaaatcgaatcaaacggattagtgataataatatattttttcaataatatagagaaattaaatcatattaagattaaaatattttaattaaaatttaaaatattaaaaataaaatgtaattattaaaaattaaaaccgatcaaatcgaaccgaatcaaaccaaatcagatcggttcggttcaattcggtttctgatcaaaatcagttcggttcggtttttacttttagaaatttcggttcgatttgattttgatcagaacaaaattaaaaaaatcgaatcaaactgattagtgataataatatatattttcaataatatagagaaattaaatcatattaagattaaaatattttaattaaaatttaaaatattaaaaataaaatgtaaaaaataaaaaaattattaaaaatcgaaaccgatcaaatcgaactgaatcgaaccaaaacagaccggttcagttcaattcggtttctgaccaaaatcgattcggtttgatttttataaacactaaaatttcagttttcaatttattcagttcggttcaattttgaaccgaaccaacCGAATGCTCACTCCTAATAGCGCATTTAATTTACTTcatcttaaaataataaaattttcaaaatcaataattttatatttttattttacataaaatgattaattttaaattcaagtatttataatttaaaagatatagctaattttttatcattaatcactctatttataattattttattttaatatgattaaagATTATTATTTGAAAAGTTTTGCTTTATTACAAAATGTTGAATTATGTCAAAATATTTGAttccatatttaaaaaattaaattattaattttagctTAAATTATTCCATCCATTTTATTTCAATTGTTTTACATGtttctatatattataattattcttaattttattcattaattttattttttgtctgagaaataaatataaaaaaaatgaaaaatctaGAAATAAATGGATAAATATGAGAAATGTAACTGTAACTATTTACAAAAGAgagatataattataaataattataatattattttccatttattttatataaaatattttatatattttttaatatttagaatattcaattcgtaaaatttaattaatgaaaaaatttttttgataaaaataaataaatcattttaaagaaagaattttctcttttgaaaaaaataagacattttttacattttaaatatttattaaaactaaattttatattttaaattaaaattacacaataaaaatatttttaatataaattattttttataaataaatgaaattttaaataattaaataataattttgatgaCCGCTGAATTTTTTTATCCCGATCTGGGTCAGGCCCATGATAATAGCCAATTATTCAGAG
This region of Manihot esculenta cultivar AM560-2 chromosome 10, M.esculenta_v8, whole genome shotgun sequence genomic DNA includes:
- the LOC110625069 gene encoding mitogen-activated protein kinase kinase kinase 1 isoform X1 — its product is MEAKHERSKPKLDRRNAVKNIEYDASSSSSVSSSPPSAAAVASFYIDESPTPRTRSLDLDPKTSFRVKGIDGEFDLICQTLGFSGPEDFAIPTAVWEAQKARRSSFDSGLRLRNSAGPDLLSAQFKASVKIAKANGRFKGENEGFESKIVSDLLRFGSGARISDEGNLFHEEATGNDIGNFSKREGEFSQLRNGSNLAEFGSGGGIGRHRISVRTIRDSGNGMGIKGERPPVLAPPPAMLGPPMIDSVSSTWDILKSFAPHAVEDLDSSIRAGDASSSDSEEGDRVSEENEEAEEDDNDANEERQLNLERIPENEVLSEVCSPPPNNDDDYNSAGDDHGDVTSFTVMEPEYCISPNVKFRRSISSWQKGELLGSGSFGTVYEGFTDDGLFFAVKEVSLLDQGSQGKQSILQLEQEISLLRKFEHENIIRYLGTDKDEAKLYIFLELATKGSLAKLYQKYRLRDSQVSAYTRQILSGLRYLHDQDVVHRDIKCANILVDANGSVKLADFGLAKATKLNDIKSSKGTAYWMAPEVVNLRNRGYGLAADIWSLGCTVLEMLTGQPPYSHLEGMQALFRIGRGEPPPVPKSLSEDAQDFIFKCLQVNSNDRPTATQLLSHPFVKRPHQTFLSPYSPRYSS
- the LOC110625069 gene encoding mitogen-activated protein kinase kinase kinase 1 isoform X3; the protein is MEAKHERSKPKLDRRNAVKNIEYDASSSSSVSSSPPSAAAVASFYIDESPTPRTRSLDLDPKTSFRVKGIDGEFDLICQTLGFSGPEDFAIPTAVWEAQKARRSSFDSGLRLRNSAGPDLLSAQFKASVKIAKANGRFKGENEGFESKIVSDLLRFGSGARISDEGNLFHEEATGNDIGNFSKREGEFSQLRNGSNLAEFGSGGGIGRHRISVRTIRDSGNGMGIKGERPPVLAPPPAMLGPPMIDSVSSTWDILKSFAPHAVEDLDSSIRAGDASSSDSEEGDRVSEENEEAEEDDNDANEERQLNLERIPENEVLSEVCSPPPNNDDDYNSAGDDHGDVTSFTVMEPEYCISPNVKFRRSISSWQKGELLGSGSFGTVYEGFTDDGLFFAVKEVSLLDQGSQGKQSILQLEQEISLLRKFEHENIIRYLGTDKDEAKLYIFLELATKGSLAKLYQKYRLRDSQVSAYTRQILSGLRYLHDQDVVHRDIKCANILVDANGSVKLADFGLAKATKLNDIKSSKGTAYWMAPEKVSLMGC
- the LOC110625069 gene encoding mitogen-activated protein kinase kinase kinase 1 isoform X2, which codes for MEAKHERSKPKLDRRNAVKNIEYDASSSSSVSSSPPSAAAVASFYIDESPTPRTRSLDLDPKTSFRVKGIDGEFDLICQTLGFSGPEDFAIPTAVWEAQKARRSSFDSGLRLRNSAGPDLLSAQFKASVKIAKANGRFKGENEGFESKIVSDLLRFGSGARISDEGNLFHEEATGNDIGNFSKREGEFSQLRNGSNLAEFGSGGGIGRHRISVRTIRDSGNGMGIKGERPPVLAPPPAMLGPPMIDSVSSTWDILKSFAPHAVEDLDSSIRAGDASSSDSEEGDRVSEENEEAEEDDNDANEERQLNLERIPENEVLSEVCSPPPNNDDDYNSAGDDHGDVTSFTVMEPEYCISPNVKFRRSISSWQKGELLGSGSFGTVYEGFTDDGLFFAVKEVSLLDQGSQGKQSILQLEQEISLLRKFEHENIIRYLGTDKDEAKLYIFLELATKGSLAKLYQKYRLRDSQVSAYTRQILSGLRYLHDQDVVHRDIKCANILVDANGSVKLADFGLAKATKLNDIKSSKGTAYWMAPEMQALFRIGRGEPPPVPKSLSEDAQDFIFKCLQVNSNDRPTATQLLSHPFVKRPHQTFLSPYSPRYSS